Proteins co-encoded in one Gammaproteobacteria bacterium genomic window:
- the nuoH gene encoding NADH-quinone oxidoreductase subunit NuoH, protein MSFGLELIIKMVVIFAIVPTTALVVGYAELKLSAHMQSRVGPYYAGGRWGWAQLIADGVKFLQKEDIIPDNADRPVFSLAPILVMISTVAVFLIIPFGSSAHAIGRDVDLGIFYALAISSVGTLGILMAGWSSGNKYSLIGGLRAGGQLIAYELPIVLAVVGVIIQAGTMSMQGIVEAQIAQGWPFVLTQFVGFFLFLLAALAEMNRTPFDMPIAESELVTGYLTEYSGFRFLFFFLAEYASIFAYSAIAATLFLGGWGFWGVTGPLAGAVIVVAKTLALSFVVIWFRWTFPRFREDQLQALAWKWLVPLALANIAVTAVFKVVF, encoded by the coding sequence GTGAGTTTCGGACTCGAACTCATCATCAAGATGGTGGTGATCTTCGCGATCGTGCCGACGACGGCGCTCGTCGTCGGATACGCCGAGCTGAAACTGTCTGCGCACATGCAGTCGCGGGTCGGCCCCTACTACGCAGGGGGCCGATGGGGGTGGGCGCAACTCATCGCCGACGGCGTGAAATTCCTCCAAAAGGAGGACATCATTCCCGACAACGCCGACCGTCCGGTGTTCTCACTCGCGCCGATCCTCGTGATGATCTCGACCGTTGCCGTGTTCCTGATCATCCCCTTCGGTTCGAGTGCTCACGCCATCGGCCGTGACGTCGACCTGGGCATCTTCTACGCCTTGGCGATTTCCTCGGTCGGAACGCTCGGGATACTGATGGCCGGGTGGTCTTCGGGAAACAAGTATTCGCTGATCGGCGGGCTGCGGGCCGGTGGCCAGCTGATCGCATATGAGCTGCCGATAGTGCTTGCCGTCGTGGGCGTCATCATCCAGGCGGGCACCATGTCGATGCAGGGCATCGTCGAAGCTCAGATTGCCCAGGGATGGCCGTTCGTGTTGACCCAGTTCGTGGGCTTCTTCCTGTTCCTGCTGGCGGCTCTCGCCGAGATGAACCGCACCCCATTTGATATGCCGATCGCCGAGTCGGAGTTGGTGACCGGATACCTCACCGAGTATTCGGGGTTCCGGTTCTTGTTCTTCTTCCTCGCCGAGTACGCCAGCATCTTCGCCTACTCGGCGATCGCTGCGACTCTCTTCCTCGGTGGCTGGGGCTTCTGGGGCGTAACGGGCCCGTTGGCCGGCGCGGTCATCGTGGTCGCCAAGACCCTGGCGCTCTCATTCGTGGTCATCTGGTTCCGCTGGACGTTCCCGCGCTTTCGGGAGGATCAACTGCAGGCGCTCGCATGGAAGTGGCTGGTCCCGTTGGCGCTTGCCAACATCGCCGTCACGGCAGTCTTCAAGGTGGTGTTCTGA
- a CDS encoding 4Fe-4S dicluster domain-containing protein gives MALYTGKGLLKGLWVTFSTMFTKPVTVMYPDEKEVPVTRARGVIALDEDACTVCMLCARSCPDWCIYIEGHKEEKPPSKPGGRPRSRAVLDRFDIDYALCMYCGICVEVCPFDALFWSPEYEYSEYEMQSLLHDQAKLGEWLTTVPEPPALEEK, from the coding sequence ATGGCGCTCTACACCGGCAAGGGACTACTCAAGGGCCTGTGGGTGACCTTCAGCACGATGTTCACAAAGCCCGTGACGGTCATGTACCCGGACGAGAAGGAAGTCCCGGTGACCAGAGCGCGCGGCGTGATCGCTCTCGACGAGGACGCGTGCACGGTCTGCATGCTGTGCGCGCGCAGTTGCCCCGACTGGTGCATCTACATCGAAGGGCACAAAGAGGAGAAGCCACCGAGCAAACCGGGTGGCCGCCCGCGCAGCCGCGCGGTACTCGACCGCTTCGACATCGACTACGCACTCTGTATGTACTGCGGTATCTGTGTCGAGGTATGTCCCTTCGACGCCCTGTTCTGGAGTCCGGAGTACGAATACAGCGAGTACGAGATGCAGTCGCTGCTGCACGACCAGGCCAAGTTGGGCGAGTGGCTCACAACGGTGCCGGAGCCACCGGCATTGGAGGAGAAGTAA
- a CDS encoding NADH-quinone oxidoreductase subunit J, with amino-acid sequence MDGWFAEASNWWFLVLAVFIAVSALRVVTSTNVVHAALFLVAALAGTAGLFLVLGAQFVAWVLVLVYIGAVIVLFLFGIMITRAPTGPKVEVDNPHKGFAATAAVLTFAVMVFSSVSAFGDEMVSKVGTGTPTDLIGHQLMSRFVLPFEIVSFVLLAALIGGITLARPDEPPVDEEADEGKTA; translated from the coding sequence ATGGACGGCTGGTTCGCGGAGGCTTCCAACTGGTGGTTCCTCGTTTTGGCGGTGTTCATCGCAGTCTCCGCCCTGCGAGTCGTGACGTCGACCAATGTCGTGCACGCGGCGCTATTCCTCGTCGCCGCACTCGCCGGCACGGCAGGGCTGTTCCTCGTGCTTGGCGCACAGTTCGTTGCATGGGTGCTCGTGCTCGTCTACATCGGCGCCGTGATCGTGCTCTTCCTGTTCGGGATCATGATCACCAGGGCTCCGACCGGTCCGAAGGTCGAAGTCGACAACCCTCACAAGGGTTTCGCCGCCACGGCAGCCGTCCTGACGTTTGCCGTAATGGTGTTCTCGTCCGTCTCGGCGTTCGGGGACGAGATGGTGAGCAAGGTCGGCACCGGGACCCCAACGGACCTCATCGGTCACCAGTTGATGAGCCGATTCGTTCTCCCCTTCGAGATCGTCTCGTTCGTCCTGTTGGCAGCGCTCATCGGAGGGATCACGCTCGCCCGGCCCGACGAGCCACCCGTGGATGAGGAAGCCGACGAAGGGAAGACGGCATGA
- the nuoK gene encoding NADH-quinone oxidoreductase subunit NuoK, producing MTLVQYLILGALMFSLGVYGLLIRRNAVMVLLAIELMLNAVNLNLIAFEAALRTAFAGGQVFAIFVITVAAAEVGIGLAIVLLIFRNRRSANVDELDLMRW from the coding sequence ATGACCCTCGTCCAGTACCTCATCCTTGGCGCCCTGATGTTCTCGCTCGGTGTATACGGCCTGTTGATCCGTCGTAATGCCGTCATGGTCCTGCTGGCGATCGAGTTGATGCTCAACGCCGTCAATCTCAACCTCATCGCCTTCGAAGCCGCGTTGCGTACCGCGTTCGCCGGAGGCCAGGTGTTCGCCATATTCGTGATCACCGTGGCTGCCGCCGAGGTCGGCATCGGTCTCGCCATCGTGCTGCTCATCTTCCGGAACCGACGTTCTGCGAACGTCGACGAGCTCGACTTGATGAGGTGGTAG
- the nuoL gene encoding NADH-quinone oxidoreductase subunit L has protein sequence MIPQILASEEIVHATTGGWLAQWAWLIVVVPFLAMLVIIFFGKRMPREGGEIAVAAMGFVFVYATVLLILNITQGVIYEHSIQVAQIGSITIEWGWVVDGLSTMMYFVVGTLSFLVFTYALGYMKGDVRVTWFFAAFTFFAGSMLVLVSAPNLIQLIVGWEGVGIASYLLIGHYWEQKENSSAGMKAFYTNKIADIGLIIGAIILGTAVGSFRYSNILDAAAANAAVLQPVAVLGGVLLFIGAMGKSAQFPFHVWLPDAMAGPTPVSSLMHAATMVTAGVYLVARMYPLYAGMAADMRILIVVIGTITLLVAGLLAIVQDDLKRVLAYSTVSQLGYMVAALGAGGYTAGLFHLWTHAFFKGLLFLTAGSVIHAVHSNNMSDMGGLRKKMPVTFWSFTSATLALVAIIPFAGFFSKDEILATLGHNGYVWAMWVGILGAFITAFYMGRAMFLTFFGTYKGHAHVHESPAVMAVPMAILGVGALVAGWVNIPGIYEGFHEWVGVRAVSFPSYASEGFDVPVMLTGLGFALAGLIAAYFFYYRDADTQVARDRVRIPVLWPLLEHKYYLDDLYLATLVNPIKGPIARAVDWSNSYIIDGIVNGAGVVARLTARFVYGDLDQKGIDLAVNTAAIVTGSAGEQVRRLQTGKVQQYAAMTLVGAALLVIAIVIFT, from the coding sequence GTGATACCGCAGATCCTTGCCTCGGAAGAGATTGTCCACGCAACCACCGGCGGGTGGCTCGCACAGTGGGCGTGGCTGATCGTCGTCGTTCCGTTCCTCGCCATGCTGGTGATCATCTTCTTCGGCAAGCGGATGCCCCGCGAAGGCGGTGAGATTGCCGTCGCCGCGATGGGATTCGTGTTCGTGTACGCCACGGTGCTGTTGATCCTCAACATCACCCAGGGGGTGATCTACGAACACAGCATCCAGGTGGCACAGATCGGCAGCATCACCATCGAGTGGGGATGGGTCGTCGATGGGCTCTCGACGATGATGTACTTCGTCGTCGGGACTCTCTCGTTCCTGGTCTTCACGTACGCCCTCGGGTACATGAAGGGCGACGTGCGTGTGACATGGTTCTTCGCGGCGTTCACGTTCTTTGCCGGGTCGATGCTCGTGCTCGTGTCGGCTCCGAACCTGATCCAGTTGATCGTCGGATGGGAGGGCGTCGGGATCGCCTCCTATCTGCTGATCGGTCATTACTGGGAGCAGAAAGAGAACTCCTCGGCCGGTATGAAGGCCTTCTACACGAACAAGATCGCCGACATCGGCCTGATCATCGGGGCGATCATCCTCGGGACTGCCGTCGGCTCGTTCCGCTATTCGAACATCCTCGATGCCGCTGCGGCGAACGCTGCCGTCCTGCAACCGGTTGCGGTGCTCGGTGGTGTCCTGTTGTTCATCGGGGCGATGGGCAAGAGCGCCCAGTTCCCGTTCCACGTCTGGCTGCCGGACGCGATGGCCGGCCCCACACCCGTGTCGTCACTGATGCATGCGGCCACGATGGTGACCGCCGGCGTGTACCTCGTCGCCCGGATGTATCCGCTGTATGCCGGCATGGCTGCGGACATGAGGATCCTGATCGTCGTGATCGGCACGATCACCCTGCTCGTCGCAGGGCTGCTGGCGATCGTCCAGGACGATCTGAAACGCGTCCTCGCCTATTCGACGGTGAGCCAGCTGGGCTATATGGTCGCGGCGCTCGGCGCCGGCGGGTACACCGCCGGGCTGTTCCACCTGTGGACCCACGCTTTCTTCAAGGGCCTGTTGTTCCTCACCGCAGGGTCGGTGATCCACGCGGTCCACTCCAACAACATGAGTGACATGGGAGGTCTGCGCAAGAAGATGCCGGTGACCTTCTGGTCGTTCACTTCGGCCACGCTCGCCCTGGTGGCCATCATCCCGTTCGCCGGGTTCTTCTCCAAGGACGAGATCTTGGCGACGCTCGGTCACAACGGGTATGTGTGGGCCATGTGGGTGGGGATCCTGGGGGCGTTCATCACCGCCTTCTACATGGGGCGCGCCATGTTCCTCACGTTCTTCGGCACGTACAAAGGCCACGCTCACGTGCACGAATCCCCCGCGGTCATGGCCGTTCCCATGGCAATCTTGGGGGTTGGGGCGCTCGTGGCAGGATGGGTGAACATCCCCGGCATCTATGAGGGGTTTCACGAGTGGGTGGGCGTACGAGCCGTCAGCTTCCCCTCATATGCTTCGGAGGGGTTCGATGTGCCGGTGATGCTCACCGGCCTGGGTTTCGCGCTGGCGGGTCTGATCGCCGCCTACTTCTTCTACTACCGGGACGCAGACACCCAGGTCGCGCGAGATCGGGTACGAATCCCGGTGCTGTGGCCACTCCTGGAGCACAAGTACTACCTCGACGACTTGTACCTGGCGACGCTGGTCAACCCGATCAAGGGACCGATCGCCAGGGCTGTGGACTGGAGCAACTCGTACATCATCGACGGGATCGTCAATGGCGCGGGTGTTGTCGCGCGCCTGACCGCCCGCTTCGTGTACGGGGACCTCGACCAGAAGGGCATCGACCTTGCGGTGAACACCGCAGCGATCGTCACCGGCTCGGCGGGCGAGCAGGTACGACGGTTGCAGACAGGGAAGGTGCAGCAGTACGCCGCCATGACGCTTGTCGGAGCGGCGCTACTGGTGATCGCAATCGTGATATTCACCTAG
- a CDS encoding NADH-quinone oxidoreductase subunit M yields MAWFDNGWGLSLIVFLPLAGALAVMLTSKKNLAAVKGLGLTFTALPVVLAVVMIARFNYGAGSAFQFGTDLPWIVSINARYHIGVDGISLPMLVLSVVLTMLAVIYTFNHWPEPHNPKAFMALILILGTAMNGTFVALDLVLFFVFFELVLLPMYFMIGIWGDKTKMKVPGFKIEAETRLYAAIKFFVFTLFGSAFMLLGFLALYYRSGNYLDFRTFDIPTLIGLGSAGAFTGMFAFLVFGALFLGFAVKVPMWPLHTWLPDAHTAAPTVGSVLLAGIMLKLGSYGFIRISLPILPQEARHWAPAIAILAVIGIIYGALACLAQSDMKRLIAFSSVGHMGFVMLGISTLTVVGINAAVIGMVAHGLITGLLFFVAGSMAHRYHTRDMARLGGNQKLMPKMGAILGFAAIASLGLPGLAGFWGEFMSLVGSYSPAAGLSLGVFRTAMVLGAIGTVLTAGYMLWMLQRVNLGEPSTEWEGHALFDTDLYELSAWVPLMVFIVAIGVFPRLVFGATNGAVVALVTRAFGG; encoded by the coding sequence ATGGCATGGTTCGATAACGGATGGGGCTTGAGCCTGATCGTGTTCTTGCCGCTGGCAGGAGCACTGGCGGTGATGCTCACCTCGAAAAAGAACCTGGCCGCTGTCAAGGGGCTCGGGTTGACGTTCACTGCACTGCCCGTCGTGCTTGCCGTAGTGATGATCGCCCGCTTCAACTACGGCGCAGGATCCGCTTTCCAATTTGGTACCGATCTTCCGTGGATCGTCTCGATCAATGCCCGCTACCACATCGGTGTCGACGGAATCTCGTTGCCGATGCTGGTCCTGTCGGTCGTGCTCACGATGCTGGCGGTCATCTACACGTTCAATCATTGGCCGGAGCCGCACAACCCGAAGGCATTCATGGCCCTGATCCTGATCCTGGGCACGGCGATGAACGGTACGTTCGTGGCTCTCGACCTGGTGCTGTTCTTCGTGTTCTTCGAGCTGGTCCTCCTCCCGATGTATTTCATGATCGGGATCTGGGGGGACAAGACCAAGATGAAGGTCCCAGGATTCAAGATCGAGGCGGAGACGCGTCTCTACGCCGCGATCAAGTTCTTTGTGTTCACCCTGTTCGGCTCTGCGTTCATGCTGCTGGGCTTCCTGGCGCTGTACTACCGCTCCGGGAACTACCTGGACTTTCGCACGTTCGACATCCCGACGCTGATCGGCCTCGGCTCGGCTGGTGCGTTCACCGGTATGTTCGCGTTCCTCGTCTTCGGGGCGTTGTTCCTCGGGTTTGCGGTGAAAGTGCCGATGTGGCCGTTGCACACGTGGCTTCCGGATGCCCACACGGCAGCACCGACGGTCGGTTCCGTGCTGCTGGCGGGGATCATGCTGAAACTCGGCTCGTACGGGTTCATCCGGATCAGCCTGCCGATTCTTCCCCAGGAGGCGCGGCACTGGGCGCCGGCCATCGCGATCCTGGCGGTGATCGGGATCATCTACGGTGCGCTTGCCTGTCTGGCCCAGTCGGACATGAAACGGCTGATCGCTTTCTCGTCGGTTGGTCACATGGGATTCGTCATGCTGGGCATTTCGACCCTCACGGTGGTGGGCATCAACGCGGCCGTGATCGGGATGGTCGCCCACGGGCTGATCACGGGTCTTCTGTTCTTCGTGGCAGGGTCGATGGCGCACCGCTATCACACACGAGACATGGCTCGACTGGGCGGCAACCAGAAGCTCATGCCGAAGATGGGCGCCATCCTCGGCTTCGCCGCAATCGCCTCGCTGGGCCTGCCCGGCCTTGCAGGGTTCTGGGGCGAGTTCATGTCGCTGGTCGGTTCGTACAGTCCGGCGGCAGGCTTGAGCCTGGGCGTCTTCCGTACCGCGATGGTGCTCGGTGCGATCGGCACGGTGCTGACGGCCGGGTACATGCTGTGGATGCTGCAACGGGTGAATCTCGGTGAGCCGAGTACCGAATGGGAAGGCCATGCACTGTTCGACACCGATCTGTACGAGCTGAGCGCGTGGGTGCCGCTCATGGTGTTCATCGTGGCCATCGGGGTGTTCCCCCGGTTGGTGTTCGGGGCGACCAACGGCGCCGTTGTTGCGCTGGTGACCAGGGCGTTTGGGGGCTGA